One Chaetodon trifascialis isolate fChaTrf1 chromosome 12, fChaTrf1.hap1, whole genome shotgun sequence DNA window includes the following coding sequences:
- the LOC139340591 gene encoding myopalladin-like, with the protein MVKLFYYESKEGELSGTQQLRGAFSDTDDFLDHGLVSANRCSSRTSSITSWTENIKPSFTKKLKFQSVLEGEPVELKCKLVACPPPTILWFHNNKSIPKERRRRICTDSKMHMHITSLVIDSIKEKDSGSYKVMAINTEGSAESTASLLVSLSEEQSANYLSFVRRSAKAHESIDTMAEQRKERKFRVDLRCVGSPFDKMSKVHQGRSRSKDSLVRTVYFRSGSHSKEKQSEKECKRLETASERALSPPPMFDRSERFNDRFSDIYCDRRTGARFSDKFSDRCSDRYSERFSDTESLHNEE; encoded by the exons ATGGtga AGCTGTTTTATTATGAAAGCAAAGAAGGAGAACTCAGCGGCACTCAACAGCTGAGGGGAGCTTTCTCTGACACAGATGATTTCCTCGATCACGGCCTGGTGTCAGCCAATCGTTGCTCCAGCAGAACCTCCTCAATCACCTCGTGGACGGAGAACATCAAACCTTCTTTCACCAAGAAACTCAAATTTCAATCAGTCTTGGAAGGAGAACCAGTGGAGTTGAAGTGTAAACTGGTTGCTTGCCCTCCACCAACCATCCTCTGGTTTCATAATAATAAATCTATTCCTAAAGAGCGTAGACGTAGGATCTGTACTGACAGCaagatgcacatgcacattacCAGTTTAGTTATTGATAGTATCAAAGAGAAGGACTCTGGCAGTTATAAGGTAATGGCGATAAACACAGAAGGTTCTGCTGAGTCCACAGCATCACTTTTGGTGTCACTTAGCGAAGAGCAGTCTGCTAACTACCTGAGCTTTGTTAGACGCTCGGCCAAAGCCCACGAAAGCATAGACACCatggcagagcagaggaaagagaggaagttCAGGGTTGATCTCAGGTGTGTAGGGTCTCCATTTGACAAGATGTCCAAAGTCCATCAGGGAAGATCTCGATCTAAGGATTCCCTGGTGCGGACTGTGTACTTCAGGTCTGGTTCCCAttccaaagaaaaacagtcagAGAAAGAGTGCAAACGCTTGGAGACTGCCTCTGAGCGTGCCCTGTCCCCTCCCCCCATGTTTGACAGGTCTGAGCGCTTTAATGACCGATTCAGCGATATCTACTGTGACCGGCGCACTGGTGCCCGATTTAGTGACAAATTTAGTGACCGGTGCAGCGACAGATACAGTGAGAGGTTCAGTGATACAGAGAGCCTTCACAACGAG GAGTAG